A genomic stretch from Oncorhynchus gorbuscha isolate QuinsamMale2020 ecotype Even-year linkage group LG20, OgorEven_v1.0, whole genome shotgun sequence includes:
- the LOC124006999 gene encoding uncharacterized protein LOC124006999 isoform X1 → MPPGVVAPSPRSSPVRCFYALTPYFIEDSVISQSMIDQLISESFLTVKGAALFLPRGNGSSPTSASRFAQLRSKHAGDLQQHLQTMFTLLRPEDNIKLAVRLESTVYQGTRYMVVVSTNGRQDTEESLVLGMDFSPADSSCSVGLVLPLWSDSLIHLDGDGGFSVSTDNRIHVFKPVSVQAMWSALQSLHKACEVARCHNYFPGSLFLTWVSYYQSRVSSDQSRINEWNAMQDVQSHRADSPVMFSDVPTERERTERLIKTRLREIMMHKDLENVTCKEIRTELEVHMVCNLCEFKEYIDKEMILILGQMDSPTEIFDHVYLGSEWNASNLEELQNSGVQYILNVTREIDNFFPGVFEYHNIRVYDEEATDLLAYWNDTYKFISRARKAGAKCLVHCKMGVSRSASTVIAYAMKEYGWDLERAFNYVKERRAVTKPNPSFMRQLEEYQGILLASKQRHNKLWRSHSDSDLSEHHEPLCKTVQHPHTLGRSDPRNQGNSPAAPSLQELLQPLGSPSITGQVVRSISECGTPSSAGKVVQSCSLPNATATQENNLDTNQETRTDALLTSTTGDQSLGTRDQPLGTGDQPLGTGDQPLGTGDQPLGTGDQPLGTGDQPLGTGDQPLGTGDQPLGTGDQPLGTGDQPLGTGDQNPSIAAATTASTGSQAHGESVCSQSPSLSNGLCDSEEDHSTPLPQPRAATVVPAISTVTVAETVPVRRPHPPPIQHHLVSPAALPTSSDEDETPKAKEPSTTLPKEKYCQLQVTPSVPEPSSMTPETSTQTAGPREPSTPVPDKKVDCDQRLPGASLDSSASQQPSSIEVLIISQPSAPPQDPALEAEGSSALSTDHINFFSAREKFQGLTQDGRTRCLSDQALQQTPQPIPRDPGQEQQQQEDPSVVATGEGEEEEEVEERNRESIVSVHLIVTELESMTHTVAPPPGPPSQPEPTASQDHEVGQSNQEVEGKDAESQQEVDVVKEEVKDEAEEMEAVSHSPPAPHSADWAMGSVRRVTQQLEQRMRQDSPSPPPPSLPPTHPHRRSPLFSHSREHSPPASHSFPETNSNPQNAPLGPQGSEVSTVQEKSGGCSPMEEDGGQEAWREGLHEDSVHMHKHNLSDGSLASTLHPTPMTPQHSSPITPLHPTLNSALAPLSSVDFLCLEGVTEFESGTDWDSLPGRGPPGDDDMRETWETLRELGAFLRQVSGGGAKVPRCVGQVWGEGTQARQKRVRGGDRQRAREVEARIRQAGLTQPSLMKRSASLAKLGCLDLSANDLSNWDIGPTSPATPAVELLPSTEADESSRKLRVLFHNALCPSVSTSRQESLTNRAERPCESEDTPSEHLHSPTSNQGWQKEKHPDSGLALSLTSDLISVATRQQYGRTHPLRRLKKRTVSTLYHTM, encoded by the exons ATGCCTCCCGGTGTTGTAGCCCCGTCTCCACGGAGCTCTCCGGTCCGGTGCTTCTACGCCTTGACACCGTACTTCATAGAGGACTCTGTCATCTCCCAGAGCATGATTGATCAGCT tatcagTGAGAGCTTCCTGACGGTGAAAGGTGCCGCCCTCTTCCTTCCCCGGGGAAATGGCTCCTCCCCTACCTCTGCTTCCCGCTTCGCTCAGCTCCGCAGCAAACATGCAG GTGACCTCCAGCAGCACCTGCAGACCATGTTCACTCTCCTCCGACCAGAGGACAACATCAAACTg gctgTCCGGTTGGAGAGTACCGTGTACCAGGGGACTCGTTATATGGTGGTGGTCTCCACTAACGGCCGTCAGGACACCGAGGAGAGCTTGGTGCTGGGTATGGACTTCAGTCCtgcagacag CTCGTGCTCGGTGGGGCTGGTTCTCCCTCTATGGAGCGACTCACTGATACACCTGGATGGAGACGG gggtTTCAGTGTGTCCACTGATAACAGGATCCATGTCTTCAAGCCTGTGTCGGTGCAGGCCATGTG gtctGCTCTGCAGTCGCTCCACAAGGCGTGTGAGGTGGCTCGTTGCCATAACTACTTCCCCGGCAGCCTGTTCCTGACCTGGGTCAGCTACTACCAGAGCCGGGTCTCCTCTGACCAATCACGCATCAACGAGTGGAACGCCATGCAGGACGTCCAATCACATCGTGCCGACTCTCCCGTGATGTTCTCTGACGT gccgacggagagagagaggacagagcggCTCATCAAGACTCGTCTGAGAGAGATCATGATGCATAAAGACCTGGAGAATGTCACCTgcaaagag ATCCGCACAGAGCTGGAGGTGCACATGGTGTGTAACCTGTGTGAATTTAAGGAGTACATAGACAAGGAGATGATCCTGATCCTGGGTCAGATGGACAGTCCCACTGAGATATTTGACCATGTTTACCTG GGCTCTGAGTGGAACGCATCCAATCTGGAAGAGCTGCAGAACAGTGG TGTGCAGTATATTCTGAACGTGACGAGGGAGATCGACAACTTCTTCCCAGGTGTGTTTGAGTATCATAACATCCGTGTGTATGATGAGGAGGCTACAGACCTGCTGGCCTATTGGAACGACACCTACAAGTTCATCTCCAGAGCCAG GAAAGCAGGAGCTAAGTGCTTGGTTCACTGTAAGATGGGTGTGAGTCGCTCTGCGTCCACGGTGATAGCCTACGCTATGAAGGAGTACGGCTGGGACCTGGAGAGAGCATTCAACTACGTTAAGGAGCGACGTGCTGTCACCAAACCTAACCCCTCCTTCATGAGACAGCTAGAGGAGTACCAGGGCATACTGCTGGCCAG TAAGCAGAGACACAACAAGCTGTGGCGTTCCCACTCGGACAGTGACCTATCGGAGCACCACGAGCCGCTATGTAAGACCGTGCAACACCCCCACACCCTGGGCCGCTCCGACCCTCGTAACCAGGGTAACAGCCCCGCCGCCCCCTCCCTGCAGGAGCTGCTGCAGCCGCTGGGATCCCCCTCCATCACGGGCCAGGTGGTGCGGTCCATCTCTGAGTGTGGGACCCCTTCTAGTGCAGGGAAGGTGGTACAGTCCTGTAGCCTGCCCAATGCTACTGCTACCCAGGAGAATAATCTGGACACTAACCAGGAGACTAGGACTGATGCTCTGTTGACCTCCACAACTGGGGACCAGTCATTGGGTACTAGGGACCAGCCATTGGGTACTGGGGACCAGCCATTGGGTACTGGGGACCAGCCATTGGGTACTGGGGACCAGCCATTGGGTACTGGGGACCAGCCATTGGGTACTGGGGACCAGCCATTGGGTACTGGGGACCAGCCATTGGGTACTGGGGACCAGCCATTGGGTACTGGGGACCAGCCATTGGGTACTGGGGACCAGCCATTGGGTACTGGGGACCAGAATCCTTCAATAGCAGCAGCTACTACTGCCTCCACTGGTTCCCAGGCCCATGGGGAGTCTGTGTGTTCCcagtcaccctctctctccaacgGCCTGTGTGATTCTGAAGAGGaccactcaacccctctccctcaGCCGCGGGCGGCCACCGTGGTGCCTGCCATTTCCACTGTCACCGTGGCGGAGACCGTGCCGGTCAGGCGCCCTCATCCGCCCCCTATCCAACACCACCTTGTCTCCCCCGCCGCCCTTCCAACCTCCTCCGATGAAGACGAGACTCCGAAAGCCAAGGAGCCGTCCACCACCTTGCCTAAGGAAAAATACTGCCAGCTGCAGGTGACACCATCCGTGCCTGAGCCATCGTCGATGACCCCGGAAACAAGCACACAAACAGCAGGACCACGAGAGCCGTCCACACCAGTGCCTGACAAGAAAGTAGACTGTGACCAGCGGTTACCTGGTGCATCATTGGACAGTTCAGCGTCCCAACAACCCTCCAGTATTGAGGTACTCATCATTAGCCAGCCCAGTGCCCCCCCTCAGGACCCTGCTCTCGAGGCGGAGGGGTCCTCGGCTCTCAGCACAGACCACATCAACTTCTTCAGCGCCAGAGAGAAGTTCCAGGGCCTGACTCAGGATGGGAGGACCCGTTGCCTTTCTGATCAGGCACTGCAGCAGACACCTCAGCCCATACCCAGGGATCCAggacaggagcagcagcagcaggaggaccCCTCTGTTGTGGCgactggggagggagaggaggaggaggaggtcgagGAGAGGAACAGG GAGAGCATTGTCTCTGTTCACCTCATAGTCACCGAACTGGAGTCCATGACGCACACTGTGGCCCCTCCCCCTGGCCCTCCCAGCCAACCAGAGCCTACTGCTTCCCAGGACCACGAAGTGGGTCAGTCAAACCAGGAAGTAGAGGGCAAAGATGCAGAGTCACAGCAGGAAGTGGACGTTGTCAAAGAGGAAGTGAAGGACGAAGCAGAAGAGATGGAAGCagtctcccactctcctcccgcCCCTCACTCTGCTGATTGGGCGATGGGCTCTGTGCGCCGCGTCACCCAACAGCTGGAGCAGCGAATGAGGCAGGACTCCCCTTCCCCACCTCCACCTTCcctcccccccacccacccccatcgtcgctcccctctcttctctcactcaaGAGAACACTCCCCTCCTGCCTCTCACTCCTTCCCAGAGACAAACTCCAACCCCCAGAATGCACCACTAGGCCCgcaggggtcagaggttagcACTGTGCAGGAAAAGAGTGGGGGCTGTAGTCCtatggaggaagatggaggacAGGAGGCTTGGAGAGAAGGTTTACATGAAGACAGTGtccacatgcacaaacacaaccTTAGTGATGGCAGCCTtgcatctaccctccaccctacccCCATGACCCCTCAACACTCTTCCCCCATCACCCCTCTCCATCCTACCCTAAACTCCGCCCTCGCCCCCCTCTCTTCAGTGGATTTCCTGTGTCTGGAGGGGGTGACAGAGTTTGAGTCGGGCACAGACTGGGACAGTCTCCCGGGTCGAGGACCCCCCGGTGACGACGACATGAGGGAGACATGGGAAACTCTGCGGGAGCTGGGGGCGTTCCTTCGCCAGGTGAGCGGTGGCGGAGCCAAGGTGCCCAGGTGTGTGGGCCAGGTGTGGGGGGAAGGTACACAGGCGAGGCAGAAGAGGGTCAGGGGTGGCGACAGGCAGAGAGCCAGGGAGGTGGAGGCACGGATTCGCCAGGCTGGGCTGACACAGCCCTCCCTGATGAAGCGCTCTGCCTCATTGGCTAAGCTGGGCTGCTTAGACCTGTCGGCCAATGACCTGAGCAATTGGGATATTGGCCCCACCTCTCCGGCGACACCCGCTGTGGAACTTCTTCCTTCCACAGAAGCTGACGAGTCCTCCAGGAAACTGAGAGTGCTGTTCCACAATGCCCTGTGTCCTTCTGTCTCGACCAGCAGGCAAGAGTCCCTCACCAACAGAGCGGAGAGGCCATGTGAGAGCGAGGACACACCCTCAGAACACTTGCATTCTCCTACGTCCAATCAAGGCTGGCAGAAGGAGAAACATCCTGACTCTGGCCTTGCCCTCTCGCTGACGTCTGACCTGATCTCCGTGGCAACACGACAGCAGTATGGAAGGACACACCCCCTACGTAGGCTGAAGAAACGGACTGTCAGCACCCTCTACCACACTATGTGa
- the LOC124006999 gene encoding uncharacterized protein LOC124006999 isoform X2, with the protein MALVTVQRSPTPSTSSSPCVSESGSGEDDRRSQPRSISESFLTVKGAALFLPRGNGSSPTSASRFAQLRSKHAGDLQQHLQTMFTLLRPEDNIKLAVRLESTVYQGTRYMVVVSTNGRQDTEESLVLGMDFSPADSSCSVGLVLPLWSDSLIHLDGDGGFSVSTDNRIHVFKPVSVQAMWSALQSLHKACEVARCHNYFPGSLFLTWVSYYQSRVSSDQSRINEWNAMQDVQSHRADSPVMFSDVPTERERTERLIKTRLREIMMHKDLENVTCKEIRTELEVHMVCNLCEFKEYIDKEMILILGQMDSPTEIFDHVYLGSEWNASNLEELQNSGVQYILNVTREIDNFFPGVFEYHNIRVYDEEATDLLAYWNDTYKFISRARKAGAKCLVHCKMGVSRSASTVIAYAMKEYGWDLERAFNYVKERRAVTKPNPSFMRQLEEYQGILLASKQRHNKLWRSHSDSDLSEHHEPLCKTVQHPHTLGRSDPRNQGNSPAAPSLQELLQPLGSPSITGQVVRSISECGTPSSAGKVVQSCSLPNATATQENNLDTNQETRTDALLTSTTGDQSLGTRDQPLGTGDQPLGTGDQPLGTGDQPLGTGDQPLGTGDQPLGTGDQPLGTGDQPLGTGDQPLGTGDQPLGTGDQNPSIAAATTASTGSQAHGESVCSQSPSLSNGLCDSEEDHSTPLPQPRAATVVPAISTVTVAETVPVRRPHPPPIQHHLVSPAALPTSSDEDETPKAKEPSTTLPKEKYCQLQVTPSVPEPSSMTPETSTQTAGPREPSTPVPDKKVDCDQRLPGASLDSSASQQPSSIEVLIISQPSAPPQDPALEAEGSSALSTDHINFFSAREKFQGLTQDGRTRCLSDQALQQTPQPIPRDPGQEQQQQEDPSVVATGEGEEEEEVEERNRESIVSVHLIVTELESMTHTVAPPPGPPSQPEPTASQDHEVGQSNQEVEGKDAESQQEVDVVKEEVKDEAEEMEAVSHSPPAPHSADWAMGSVRRVTQQLEQRMRQDSPSPPPPSLPPTHPHRRSPLFSHSREHSPPASHSFPETNSNPQNAPLGPQGSEVSTVQEKSGGCSPMEEDGGQEAWREGLHEDSVHMHKHNLSDGSLASTLHPTPMTPQHSSPITPLHPTLNSALAPLSSVDFLCLEGVTEFESGTDWDSLPGRGPPGDDDMRETWETLRELGAFLRQVSGGGAKVPRCVGQVWGEGTQARQKRVRGGDRQRAREVEARIRQAGLTQPSLMKRSASLAKLGCLDLSANDLSNWDIGPTSPATPAVELLPSTEADESSRKLRVLFHNALCPSVSTSRQESLTNRAERPCESEDTPSEHLHSPTSNQGWQKEKHPDSGLALSLTSDLISVATRQQYGRTHPLRRLKKRTVSTLYHTM; encoded by the exons tatcagTGAGAGCTTCCTGACGGTGAAAGGTGCCGCCCTCTTCCTTCCCCGGGGAAATGGCTCCTCCCCTACCTCTGCTTCCCGCTTCGCTCAGCTCCGCAGCAAACATGCAG GTGACCTCCAGCAGCACCTGCAGACCATGTTCACTCTCCTCCGACCAGAGGACAACATCAAACTg gctgTCCGGTTGGAGAGTACCGTGTACCAGGGGACTCGTTATATGGTGGTGGTCTCCACTAACGGCCGTCAGGACACCGAGGAGAGCTTGGTGCTGGGTATGGACTTCAGTCCtgcagacag CTCGTGCTCGGTGGGGCTGGTTCTCCCTCTATGGAGCGACTCACTGATACACCTGGATGGAGACGG gggtTTCAGTGTGTCCACTGATAACAGGATCCATGTCTTCAAGCCTGTGTCGGTGCAGGCCATGTG gtctGCTCTGCAGTCGCTCCACAAGGCGTGTGAGGTGGCTCGTTGCCATAACTACTTCCCCGGCAGCCTGTTCCTGACCTGGGTCAGCTACTACCAGAGCCGGGTCTCCTCTGACCAATCACGCATCAACGAGTGGAACGCCATGCAGGACGTCCAATCACATCGTGCCGACTCTCCCGTGATGTTCTCTGACGT gccgacggagagagagaggacagagcggCTCATCAAGACTCGTCTGAGAGAGATCATGATGCATAAAGACCTGGAGAATGTCACCTgcaaagag ATCCGCACAGAGCTGGAGGTGCACATGGTGTGTAACCTGTGTGAATTTAAGGAGTACATAGACAAGGAGATGATCCTGATCCTGGGTCAGATGGACAGTCCCACTGAGATATTTGACCATGTTTACCTG GGCTCTGAGTGGAACGCATCCAATCTGGAAGAGCTGCAGAACAGTGG TGTGCAGTATATTCTGAACGTGACGAGGGAGATCGACAACTTCTTCCCAGGTGTGTTTGAGTATCATAACATCCGTGTGTATGATGAGGAGGCTACAGACCTGCTGGCCTATTGGAACGACACCTACAAGTTCATCTCCAGAGCCAG GAAAGCAGGAGCTAAGTGCTTGGTTCACTGTAAGATGGGTGTGAGTCGCTCTGCGTCCACGGTGATAGCCTACGCTATGAAGGAGTACGGCTGGGACCTGGAGAGAGCATTCAACTACGTTAAGGAGCGACGTGCTGTCACCAAACCTAACCCCTCCTTCATGAGACAGCTAGAGGAGTACCAGGGCATACTGCTGGCCAG TAAGCAGAGACACAACAAGCTGTGGCGTTCCCACTCGGACAGTGACCTATCGGAGCACCACGAGCCGCTATGTAAGACCGTGCAACACCCCCACACCCTGGGCCGCTCCGACCCTCGTAACCAGGGTAACAGCCCCGCCGCCCCCTCCCTGCAGGAGCTGCTGCAGCCGCTGGGATCCCCCTCCATCACGGGCCAGGTGGTGCGGTCCATCTCTGAGTGTGGGACCCCTTCTAGTGCAGGGAAGGTGGTACAGTCCTGTAGCCTGCCCAATGCTACTGCTACCCAGGAGAATAATCTGGACACTAACCAGGAGACTAGGACTGATGCTCTGTTGACCTCCACAACTGGGGACCAGTCATTGGGTACTAGGGACCAGCCATTGGGTACTGGGGACCAGCCATTGGGTACTGGGGACCAGCCATTGGGTACTGGGGACCAGCCATTGGGTACTGGGGACCAGCCATTGGGTACTGGGGACCAGCCATTGGGTACTGGGGACCAGCCATTGGGTACTGGGGACCAGCCATTGGGTACTGGGGACCAGCCATTGGGTACTGGGGACCAGCCATTGGGTACTGGGGACCAGAATCCTTCAATAGCAGCAGCTACTACTGCCTCCACTGGTTCCCAGGCCCATGGGGAGTCTGTGTGTTCCcagtcaccctctctctccaacgGCCTGTGTGATTCTGAAGAGGaccactcaacccctctccctcaGCCGCGGGCGGCCACCGTGGTGCCTGCCATTTCCACTGTCACCGTGGCGGAGACCGTGCCGGTCAGGCGCCCTCATCCGCCCCCTATCCAACACCACCTTGTCTCCCCCGCCGCCCTTCCAACCTCCTCCGATGAAGACGAGACTCCGAAAGCCAAGGAGCCGTCCACCACCTTGCCTAAGGAAAAATACTGCCAGCTGCAGGTGACACCATCCGTGCCTGAGCCATCGTCGATGACCCCGGAAACAAGCACACAAACAGCAGGACCACGAGAGCCGTCCACACCAGTGCCTGACAAGAAAGTAGACTGTGACCAGCGGTTACCTGGTGCATCATTGGACAGTTCAGCGTCCCAACAACCCTCCAGTATTGAGGTACTCATCATTAGCCAGCCCAGTGCCCCCCCTCAGGACCCTGCTCTCGAGGCGGAGGGGTCCTCGGCTCTCAGCACAGACCACATCAACTTCTTCAGCGCCAGAGAGAAGTTCCAGGGCCTGACTCAGGATGGGAGGACCCGTTGCCTTTCTGATCAGGCACTGCAGCAGACACCTCAGCCCATACCCAGGGATCCAggacaggagcagcagcagcaggaggaccCCTCTGTTGTGGCgactggggagggagaggaggaggaggaggtcgagGAGAGGAACAGG GAGAGCATTGTCTCTGTTCACCTCATAGTCACCGAACTGGAGTCCATGACGCACACTGTGGCCCCTCCCCCTGGCCCTCCCAGCCAACCAGAGCCTACTGCTTCCCAGGACCACGAAGTGGGTCAGTCAAACCAGGAAGTAGAGGGCAAAGATGCAGAGTCACAGCAGGAAGTGGACGTTGTCAAAGAGGAAGTGAAGGACGAAGCAGAAGAGATGGAAGCagtctcccactctcctcccgcCCCTCACTCTGCTGATTGGGCGATGGGCTCTGTGCGCCGCGTCACCCAACAGCTGGAGCAGCGAATGAGGCAGGACTCCCCTTCCCCACCTCCACCTTCcctcccccccacccacccccatcgtcgctcccctctcttctctcactcaaGAGAACACTCCCCTCCTGCCTCTCACTCCTTCCCAGAGACAAACTCCAACCCCCAGAATGCACCACTAGGCCCgcaggggtcagaggttagcACTGTGCAGGAAAAGAGTGGGGGCTGTAGTCCtatggaggaagatggaggacAGGAGGCTTGGAGAGAAGGTTTACATGAAGACAGTGtccacatgcacaaacacaaccTTAGTGATGGCAGCCTtgcatctaccctccaccctacccCCATGACCCCTCAACACTCTTCCCCCATCACCCCTCTCCATCCTACCCTAAACTCCGCCCTCGCCCCCCTCTCTTCAGTGGATTTCCTGTGTCTGGAGGGGGTGACAGAGTTTGAGTCGGGCACAGACTGGGACAGTCTCCCGGGTCGAGGACCCCCCGGTGACGACGACATGAGGGAGACATGGGAAACTCTGCGGGAGCTGGGGGCGTTCCTTCGCCAGGTGAGCGGTGGCGGAGCCAAGGTGCCCAGGTGTGTGGGCCAGGTGTGGGGGGAAGGTACACAGGCGAGGCAGAAGAGGGTCAGGGGTGGCGACAGGCAGAGAGCCAGGGAGGTGGAGGCACGGATTCGCCAGGCTGGGCTGACACAGCCCTCCCTGATGAAGCGCTCTGCCTCATTGGCTAAGCTGGGCTGCTTAGACCTGTCGGCCAATGACCTGAGCAATTGGGATATTGGCCCCACCTCTCCGGCGACACCCGCTGTGGAACTTCTTCCTTCCACAGAAGCTGACGAGTCCTCCAGGAAACTGAGAGTGCTGTTCCACAATGCCCTGTGTCCTTCTGTCTCGACCAGCAGGCAAGAGTCCCTCACCAACAGAGCGGAGAGGCCATGTGAGAGCGAGGACACACCCTCAGAACACTTGCATTCTCCTACGTCCAATCAAGGCTGGCAGAAGGAGAAACATCCTGACTCTGGCCTTGCCCTCTCGCTGACGTCTGACCTGATCTCCGTGGCAACACGACAGCAGTATGGAAGGACACACCCCCTACGTAGGCTGAAGAAACGGACTGTCAGCACCCTCTACCACACTATGTGa